One window of the Deltaproteobacteria bacterium genome contains the following:
- a CDS encoding Fic family protein — protein sequence MKYQPPYTITPAIVNLVAEIGETIGRYTVLAEQNLTPRLRRENRIRTIQASLAIENNTLTLEQVTAVIEGKRVLGHPREIQEVRNAFATYEAMADWDASVEKDLLAAHELLMRGLVDETGRYRSGGVGIFRGEQLVHMAPPAERVPKLMADLLDWLENTNEHPLVASCIFHYEFEFIHPFADGNGRMGRLWQTLILRNWKPLLAYLPVETVIRDRQEDYYRVLAVADSQADATPFVEFMLGALRDAVREAVSTDQVGDQVTDQVAALIRAIGSGELGSNDLMQALGLSHRPTFRNNYLNPAMEDEWIERTQPDSPRSPTQRYRLTGKGHRWLQHHADE from the coding sequence ATGAAATACCAGCCACCCTACACCATCACCCCGGCGATTGTGAATCTTGTTGCCGAGATCGGCGAAACCATCGGCCGCTACACCGTGCTGGCCGAACAGAACCTGACTCCGCGCCTGCGCCGGGAGAACCGCATCCGTACCATCCAGGCCTCGTTGGCCATCGAGAACAATACGCTCACCCTTGAACAGGTGACCGCCGTGATTGAGGGCAAACGGGTTTTGGGCCACCCCCGCGAGATTCAGGAGGTGCGTAACGCCTTTGCGACCTACGAGGCCATGGCGGACTGGGACGCCAGTGTCGAGAAGGATCTGTTGGCGGCGCACGAGTTGTTAATGCGCGGGCTGGTGGATGAAACGGGCCGATATCGATCCGGCGGGGTCGGCATCTTCCGGGGAGAACAGCTGGTGCACATGGCTCCCCCCGCAGAACGCGTGCCCAAGCTGATGGCGGATCTGCTTGATTGGCTGGAAAACACCAACGAACATCCCTTGGTGGCCAGTTGCATTTTTCACTACGAGTTTGAATTCATCCACCCCTTTGCTGACGGCAACGGCCGCATGGGTCGGTTGTGGCAAACCCTGATTCTTCGGAACTGGAAGCCGCTGCTGGCCTACTTGCCGGTGGAGACCGTGATCCGTGATCGCCAGGAGGATTATTACCGGGTGCTCGCGGTGGCCGACAGCCAAGCGGATGCCACGCCATTTGTCGAATTCATGCTGGGTGCGTTACGCGATGCCGTACGCGAGGCGGTGTCGACCGATCAAGTAGGCGACCAAGTAACCGACCAAGTAGCGGCATTGATCCGTGCAATTGGGAGCGGCGAGCTGGGTAGCAATGATTTGATGCAGGCTTTGGGTTTGTCACACCGACCCACGTTCCGGAACAACTACCTCAACCCAGCCATGGAAGACGAATGGATCGAACGCACACAACCCGATTCCCCTCGCAGCCCGACTCAGCGCTACCGGTT
- a CDS encoding DUF3387 domain-containing protein — protein VAEYNREKDRVTIEKTFEALLQIMDEMDDEESRAVREGLDEESLAVFDLLRKLDLTPGDIKRIKAVAVDLLVTLKAEKLRINHWRDKESTRDAVRLTIQDYLWSEQTGLPKTYSEEDVRDKTEAVFVHVFRAYPTVPSPYYASMAS, from the coding sequence CGTCGCCGAGTACAACCGCGAGAAGGATCGGGTGACCATCGAGAAGACCTTTGAAGCGCTTCTGCAGATCATGGATGAGATGGACGATGAGGAGAGCCGTGCCGTTCGGGAAGGACTCGACGAGGAAAGTCTCGCCGTGTTCGACTTGCTGAGAAAGCTGGACCTGACGCCTGGAGACATCAAACGCATCAAGGCCGTGGCCGTTGACCTGCTCGTAACCCTCAAGGCGGAAAAACTGCGAATCAATCACTGGCGCGACAAGGAATCCACCCGCGACGCGGTTCGACTGACGATTCAGGATTATCTCTGGAGCGAGCAAACCGGGTTGCCGAAAACCTATTCAGAGGAGGACGTGCGGGACAAGACAGAGGCGGTTTTCGTGCATGTGTTCCGGGCGTACCCAACGGTGCCGTCACCCTACTACGCCAGCATGGCGTCGTAG